The nucleotide window CGCCGGCCTTCAACCTGGAGCTGTGCGAGCGCTTCGGCCTGCTGCCGCTGGACTTCGACGGCCGGGAAGACTCCATCTACCACCCCTACGACCGCGCCGGCCAGCGCCACATGGAATACGTGCACCAGCGCGGCAGCTTCGATGATCTGCCGCTGGCGGACATCGTGCAGGACTTCGCCCGCGTGTACCCCGGCCTCATGGACGAGGCCCAGCTGGCCGGCGCCGATTTCGCCGCCGAGGTGCGGCAGGAAACTGAAGGATGAACAGCAGCAACCCCGGCCTCACGACAGACGCGCCCGCGCACGTCGCGCCCCCGCCGCCCGGCTTCGAGCCGATACGGACCGGCGGCCCCTTCATGCAGATCAACGGCCCGCTGCACGTCTGCCGCGATGGCGCGCGCCTGCGCTTTGGCATCCGCGTGGAGCAGCGCCACTGCAACCCCATGGGCATCCTGCACGGCGGCATGATGGCCAGCTTCTGCGACATGCTGCTGCCCATGGCGGTGCTGGGGCAGGAGGGGCCGGTCAAAGGGCGCTTTCTGCCGACCATCAGCCTGCAGATCGACTACCTGGCGCCTTCGCCGCTGGGCTGCTGGCTGGAGGGCACGGCCGAGATGTTGCGCGCCACGCGCTCCATGGTCTTCGCCCAGGGGCTGGTACATGCCGACGGCACGCCCTGCGCGCGCGTCAGCGGCGTGTTCAAGATCGGG belongs to Melaminivora suipulveris and includes:
- a CDS encoding PaaI family thioesterase yields the protein MNSSNPGLTTDAPAHVAPPPPGFEPIRTGGPFMQINGPLHVCRDGARLRFGIRVEQRHCNPMGILHGGMMASFCDMLLPMAVLGQEGPVKGRFLPTISLQIDYLAPSPLGCWLEGTAEMLRATRSMVFAQGLVHADGTPCARVSGVFKIGPEFGQGFKG